In the genome of Camelus bactrianus isolate YW-2024 breed Bactrian camel chromosome 18, ASM4877302v1, whole genome shotgun sequence, the window ccctcccccaccgcggcaggcaggcaggcaggcctgcgggtggggagggggcgcgcTCAGGGGCACTTCCGCTCCACGCACTGCTTCCCGCCCTCCTCATATTCCTGCTTGGAGATCCACATTTGCTGAAAAGTGCCCTGGGTAGGGGGAGGGACGACATCGGCGGTCAGGGAAGCCCCGGAGGAAGGGAGAAGcccctccccctactcccccACCACCCCCGTGCAGGCTCTACCCCTTGGAACACTTCTCCTGGCCTCTCTGCCACTCAAGCCCACATCCTTCCCGCAACCACCACCATCCCGAACCCTCCTTCGTATTCAGAGGGTGAATACCCGCTTCATATCGTTCAATGCacgattcattcattcaacaagtatttattgagcacctgtctGCCCAGGGCCAGCGCATTTCTCGAGCTGAGAGGTGGAGCTTACAGCCCCAGGCCAGCCAACCGGTAACCCAACACTCCACATGTCCCTTCTCCACCGAGTATCTTATCACTCCATCCGGCCTTACAAGCATGTCAGGTCTCCCTCATTCCCAAGAAGAGCTTTCCTCCACCCTCCTCACCATTCCGGCACCACCTAACGTCAGAATGGGGTTGTCTTCACACTGGTGCCCTATCCTGACCCCTCTGTTGCAACATGCCCCTTGAGGGTCTCCGATCCTGGGCCCTCTTTTTGATGGTtgctctccctctgcctgaaagTTAAGTTTCCGTGTCCCTTGGCTCACAGAACGTGCCTTCCTGGACCATGTCATCCTCTCCGGTGGCCTCTGCTCATGTGCCAAAGCCCCACCCTTCCCACAATCTCTGGTTTCCGGTGCAGGTCTCTGTGCTGAGTTCCAGACCCAAATACTCAGCTGTCTTTTGGACACCTCCTCCTCAGTATCCCTTGGGACCTCATATTCAACAGGTCCACAACTGGGTTCATTCTCTTTCCCTGAGGCCTGTTCCAAACCTGCCTCCTTGGTCTTTCTCACCTTCTGTACCTGAACTGTCTGAACACAGTGGCCACTCGCCACATCACACACTTGAAATTGAgctactgaacacttgaaatgtgctAGTCCTAAAAGAGATCTTGCCCAGCTTTCCCCATGGGCCAAGTTCTTACTCTTTCACCTCGGTTTGAATGCTCCTTAGAGGCCCTTCATGACCCCTGACCTAGATCAGGTCTTCCTTTTGAAAGAACATCCCACACTTTGTGGTGACTTCCTGTCTCGTGGTCTCAGCCTCCTGCCTGTCCCCACTCATGAAACAGGGGTGATGTCTGGAGTCTGAGACAATCTGTCCACTTCAGGTGCACAGGAGGCCCGAAACCACCGTGTGACCGCCACAGTCCTAGCCCTGAGCTAACTTCAGATGGTCCGCCTCCTGTCTTTCTGACCCTTGTTTCTGTCTCCTTGGGGGTACCCCTTCTAGTAGATGTCCTCCTTGCCTGTAATGGCCTGCTGACACCCGCCAGGTGCAGTCTGCACCCCCAGCTCTCTGCTCAATGTCTTGCCTCTGCCCCAGGAGCTGGTCCAGACTGAACTCACCACCTACTGCCCAGACTCAATCCACCTGCCTACTTCTGTTTGTCCCCTGCTCACCACCCCAAGCCCACTGCTCCCCATTCTGTGACTCCACGAAAATAGAAAGAGCCTCCTTGCAAGGTCCCCTCACATCCAGCTCAAATCCTGACCCCTAGAAACTCATGTCTGACATAATTTTCCCAGACATACCTGTGGCTGTCACATCACCTTGCCCCAAACCTTCAGTGTCCCACCCTGGCACACCAGGCCACCACAGTCTCATCCCAGCCAACCTCACCAGCTTCCTGTCCTCTGCTCCCTGATTTATGCCCTGATGGAGTGTTCACCTTTCTGGGAGCACTGACTGccctttctcaaaaaaaaatgtttgttgaatgaatgaatgacgaGGCGGGCAAGTCGGTGGGGTCTCTCTGGGTCTGCCCCTTCCCTACACTCAGTGCTAAGCCAGGTCCCTTCCCTCTCACCAATGAGGCCAGGATGGAGCCCCCAATCCAGGGGCTAAACTTGCGCTCCATGGTGCTGTTGCTGGCGATGAGCTTCAGTCTCATGCTCTGGGAGAAAGAGGGGCTAGGGGAAGCAGATACCTGGGTTCTGGGAAGGGACAGGGCTAGGTGTGGGGAAGGCATAGCGAAAAGGGCTCTATTCTGGGGGCCGGAATGCTCGCTTCATGTGTGGGAAGGAGGTCAGGCTTGGTCCTGAAGGACTAAGCCAAGACTGGAGTCCAGGGCCCTGGTCAGGGGTGGGCTCCTACCGGCGGAGTCTTCTGGGAAAGTTCTCGATTGAGCCTGTCCGTGAAGCCCTGGAGTAGTGTGTTCCCACCGGTGACAATGACACTGCCATACAGGCCCTGAGAGCAGGGAGAAGGCGTGAGCACACAGGGaacagcccctccctgccccgccgCCCCTTCTCCGGGGTTCCTCTACCCAAATGCTGCTTAGGCCTCACCGGGCGAATGTCAATGTCACACATGCCGATGCTGGTGGTCACCACATGGCCCACACCTAGCATGGTGTTCCCCGACAGGCCCTGTGGAGAAAAGTGACTGGGCTTTGGGccctctgtcccctctccccagacCCTTGTGATCCCTCCCAGCTTTCCCCATACCTTGGGATCCAGAGaccccagcctccaccccagTGCCCTCCACTCAGCCCCACCTTGACATTGGAGGGATCAAACAGGCCCTCAGGGATGCGGAGCCGCTCAGCACCGTAGTCTGTGTTGTAGCCATTGGGCATCTCATAGTGGACTGTGGGCATCTGCGCAGCCACCCTGCACAGGAAGGAGCAAGACTCTGCTTGGGAGTGCTCCCAAAGGACCAGGGGTCCCCCAGGCCCCAGTCCCCAACCCTGGTCATGGGCCCCACTCACTGCTCATCGTAGGGAGAGTCTGAGACCTGCAGCACGGAGGCCTGGAAGTCCTGGATCACCTCCTGAGAACCCAGGGAAGTGGTGAGGGCTGGCCCTCCCCCCTCAGCCCCtaacccccccccacacacctgCAGGGCTTCTGTCCTTCCCCTCTACTTATGGCAGGGGaccaggagctggggtggggtttGAGGGACCTTCTCCAGTGTCTCACGTTGCACATGTAGTTATGCCAGGACTTGGAAACCTGGGGTaacttctccttcttcttccagTTTGGGGGGGCACCCTCCCGTACAGGTTCCTGTTAGGGCACAGCCTGTGAGCATCTTTCCTCATCCCACACTGGCCCGACCCACCCTAACCACACCTGCATTCCCAACACTTGCCCACTCTGCAGCTAACCAGTACTGGGTTCTCTGCTCTGGTGCCCAGAGAAGGGGTTTCTCCCCTTTCCCTGTTAGAGGAGCATGCATGGGGATAGCCTGTGCCCGGGGATGCCACCCGTGCAGTGGGTGCAGCTGATGTGAGGGGCCCCAGTCAGAGAACACGGAGGGCCTGGGGACTCCAGTAGGAGGCCAAACCTAAGGAACAGCCTTTTACTGAGCCATGTTCCACGTGGGGGTTCCTTGCATGCAGTGTCTCATTTAACACTCACGACAGCCCTACATGCTGTTGTCCCActttacaggggaggaaactgaggcttggggggCTTCAGTCTCATGttcgaggtcacacagctcttcCAGGGCAGAAGCAGACCTTGAACCTGGGTCTGTTGGACACCAGAACCCACCACACTGGCCCACACACACATCCTGCTGGCAGTTGGCTGTGGGACCACGCCACGTCCCTCAGCCTGTCCAGATCTCTGATGCCTCAATTGTATATTGAGGGACTGGACCCTGGGTCCTCTTGGGGCCCAGACGCTCCCTGTTCTGATATCTAATAGGCCAGTGGGTCAACAGTCAGAGGGTGAGTGCCCAGGACATCCCAGAGGCTCCACCTTGGCTGCAATCATGTAGGGCGGAATGATGTCAATGGCCATTTCCTGGAAGAGCTCTCGGCACTGCATGGAGATGAAGTCCCCTGCCAGGGGTGACTTGACAATGCCTGGAAAGGAGGGGGTGTCAGGGCCTGGTTCCCCAAggcacccccaacccctgctgAGGCCCCACCTTGCTGCAGGACGTAGCCATCATGCACTGGAATGGCCGTGGTGTGGGTGGCCCCACTGTCCAGCACCAGACCTGTGGAGCGTCCATTTGCAAAGCTGGTGTGGGATGAGTAGGTCAAAGAGACAGCAGCGGCAAATGAGGGGGCTGGGACCTGAGTCTGGCCTAgtcattctctgctctctggggtCCAGTCCATTCCCAGTCTGAAAATTTCTCCTTATGGTTTGAGACCCATCTTCTGGAGAGAGGTTCCTGAGATCCTTGTCACTTTTTTCTCGTCTGAAcaactttcttcctctcttccttccttctgagcTCCCAGCCTCTCTCTAGTCTTTGTTCTCCATCCCATGGGCTCCCTGAAATTAGGGGCCATATggccccagtgcctagcacagggtTCGATGCAagtaaatccttaaaaaaaatatgcTGATTGGTTGCCTGGGGAGGGAACACCTCAGTGTCATATACCCTTCCCTACTCTCTCTAGTCCTAGCCCCTGCTGTTTACTTGTCCCAACTCTCCATGTGCAGCCTGATCCAAGGAATGGGAAAGGGCTGCTGATCTGGCCACCTCAAGGTCCAAGGCACTTAGCCCCCAGGGGCCTGCTGCACTAATGGGGCTCAAGAGGGTGTCTGCCCATCTAGGGTATTGATTGCCTTAGAATCAGGCCCAGCCTCCAGCTCCATGCACCACACACCCTACTCTGGCCCTCCACCCTGGCAGAGCAGCTCAACCCAGAGGATACGCGGTAAGTACAGCTGTCTTGCATAAGAAGAAGGCAGGAATGTTGTACTGCTCGAACATCAGCTCTGTCAGCTTCTCCCGCTTGGCACGTGTGTTCCACTGGGGAGAAAGTGCAAGAGGGGAAGATTCAGGAAGGTAAAGGCACAGATCCATCCATGTCCATACCCACTCCCCTACATACACACATCTATCTTGCACTGGGACAGAAGTCAGGCCCCTTTATCCTCACAGATGTTTAGAATATGAGAACTATAAgtaattttaaagattaaacccaattgaagaaaacaaaactcagagaGGGATAGTGACTTGGCCAAGATCACAAAGAAAGCTCTTGGTAGAGCTGGGTCTAGAGTCACAGTCTCTTGACTCCCAACCCAATGCTCTTAATTGTGCAATACACACTttgggcccctcccagcccccagtacATCCCTCTTCCCCATTCTAATCATCTCAGAGGGaagaaagcagaggaagagaaTTTCTCAGTAAAAATGTTGGATTGAATACAAACATCTACTTTTATTTCCTCCCAAGATCCCAGGAAGACTATAATAAAGggaggattaaaaaataaataaataaacccacaaaagccaacaaacacataaaaagatgctcatcatttCTGGTCACTAGAGAAATGAAactcaaaagcacaatgagataccacttcacacccatgcAGGAGGTggtaataattaaaaaacaaaagaaaacaaaaaccagaagataacaagtgttggaaaggatgtggagaaaacagaacccttgtccattgctggtgggaaggttAAATGGTTCAGCCTCTGTAGAAGATaattggcagttcctcaaaaaattaacatAGAATCACCACATGACCCAATAATTTCATTCCTAGCTATATAcctaaaagaatggaaaacaagCACTCAAACAAATCCTTATACACAACCacccacagcagcactattcacaatagttaAAGGTGAAAAttactcaaatgtccatcaatggatgaatggacaaattgtggtatatctgtACAATTAAATACTACTCAGTcagctacaacatgaatgaacctcaaaaacattatgctaagtgaaataatacatACTCAAAATGttgcatattatatgattccagcTATATGAACTATCCAGAATAGATATATCTATAGAGACAAAAACTGACTGATGGTTGCCAAGGGCTCCAGGCAGGAGGACTGGAGAGAAACTGCTTCATGAAATGGGCTTTCTTtgtgggtgatgaaaatgttttggaactagacagaagtgatggttgcacaatgttGTGAATGTATTAAATGCTATCGAActgttaacttaaaaaacattaattttatgttatgtgaattttacctgagagagaaaaagagagaaacataaaCCATTAAATGTTGAGAataacaagaaagagaaaacagcaacaaaatttTGAAGGTTGAAAATCAGATAGGTGAGTGGTAACTGACTGAAGAGATTCAAGAATGCTGACCCATAAGCTGGTAGTGGAAAAAGCCAGCAACAGCCAGTGTTAAACTGCAGGCTCCTCACAGGGATCAGGAAATGGTAGTTTTAGGTACCTCTGGAAGTGGAgggaaaggggaaataaaataagatttttttaaagctattcaAGTAATAGAGCCCTAAACCCTCTTCCTAATTCAATGTCACTAGGCTATTGCCTATTCCAAACTCAGCAGAAGACTGGAGGTTTATTCTCTGGAGAGAATAAAACTGAGGGTCTCTAAACTGGTGGGACACTTGAAATTGTTGGGAGTGAGGACACTATacttagaaaagagaaattcaATGATGCCATGCATATTGAACGCTAATAAATTCAGCCCTATTCACTCACTTGGCTTCCAGAAAGGGGGTGGGCAGGCCTGCCTTCAGGTTCGAAGTCTTCCCTGTGCATTACATCAAAGATCTAAAGATGCCAGTTATCAGAGGCTGCCAAGTAAACATCCCAGTCCGATCGTCCTATAGCAAAGATTGCAGTCAACAAGTCCCCCTGCTCAATTAACTTCTTAGTCCTTCACTCTTAAATACATGCAGACAACCAAGAATTTgcagaaatctgagaaaagcctAGAAAGTGAGATAGAAACTCCCAGGAAAaggcagggggaaaaaagcaacttGGAAGAACAATAATTATAGAGGGAGACGAAAATTTCCAAAGACAAAACTAAAAATACCCTTAGCAAGATAACTGATGATATCACACCCATGAAACAAGAATAGCATGCTCTAAAAAgtaacattcaaaaaaaaaaaaaaaagtaacattcaTGGAACAAAAAATAACTCCcgggaaataaaaatacagaagcagaaatgaaaaacttAATAGAAGGGTTGGAAAATAAATTGAGGGAATATCCtggaaattagaagaaaaagataaagagatggaaaactTAAGAGAAAAGATAAGAACCTTAGGAGACTAGTTCAGGAGGTACAAAATCCAAAAAATAGGATTTCCcaaaagagagaacagaaaaaaatggaaacaaataaatcatcaagtaaataattaaaaattttccacTGGATTGAAAGACATAGGTTTCCAAATTAAGAGGACACATTGAGAGTCTAGAGTCACGGACAAAAATAAACCAATACAATATTGCAAAATTATGAAATACTGAGGACAAAgtgaaaatttttataaactctcagaaaaataagTTGAATCAAAGAATCAGGAAGTAAATGGTTTTGGCCTTCTTTTTGGCAACAGTAGATGCTGGAAAACAATGGAGAAGTGCCTTCAAGATTCTGAAGAAAAATGATTTCCAATCTGGAGAGTTACACCTAGCTAAACTGTCAATCCAAGGTTAGACATGAAAGGTCTCAAAAATTTTACTCCTTATGACGTTTCTATAGTAGTTACTGGAAGATGTGCTTCATGAAAATAAGGGAATAAATCAAGAAAAGGTGTCATGAAATACAGGAAACAGGACTTCTAATACAGAAGAGAGGCAAAGGGAATTCTTAAGATGATGGTGAAGGGAAATGTCAGGATGATAGTCTTTTGCGCAGAAGGCAACTAGTCCAAAGCAAAGCAGGTCAGTGGGCTTCTGGAGAGATTTCTTCAAGATGGAATTGATAGAACACTTAAAGGAGTTCAGGTCTTGAGAAAAGATATAGATAACTGATTAATGATCTAGGGTCACATTATTAAGTAGatagaaaactaagaaaaacagaa includes:
- the ACTL6B gene encoding actin-like protein 6B isoform X1, with the protein product MSGGVYGGDEVGALVFDIGSFSVRAGYAGEDCPKADFPTTVGLLAAEEGGGLELEGEKEKKGKIFHIDTNALHVPRDGAEVMSPLKNGMIEDWECFRAILDHTYSKHVKSEPNLHPVLMSEAPWNTRAKREKLTELMFEQYNIPAFFLCKTAVLTAFANGRSTGLVLDSGATHTTAIPVHDGYVLQQGIVKSPLAGDFISMQCRELFQEMAIDIIPPYMIAAKEPVREGAPPNWKKKEKLPQVSKSWHNYMCNEVIQDFQASVLQVSDSPYDEQVAAQMPTVHYEMPNGYNTDYGAERLRIPEGLFDPSNVKGLSGNTMLGVGHVVTTSIGMCDIDIRPGLYGSVIVTGGNTLLQGFTDRLNRELSQKTPPSMRLKLIASNSTMERKFSPWIGGSILASLGTFQQMWISKQEYEEGGKQCVERKCP
- the ACTL6B gene encoding actin-like protein 6B isoform X2 encodes the protein MSGGVYGGDEVGALVFDIGSFSVRAGYAGEDCPKADFPTTVGLLAAEEGGGLELEGEKEKKGKIFHIDTNALHVPRDGAEVMSPLKNGMIEDWECFRAILDHTYSKHVKSEPNLHPVLMSEAPWNTRAKREKLTELMFEQYNIPAFFLCKTAVLTAFANGRSTGLVLDSGATHTTAIPVHDGYVLQQGIVKSPLAGDFISMQCRELFQEMAIDIIPPYMIAAKEPVREGAPPNWKKKEKLPQVSKSWHNYMCNEVIQDFQASVLQVSDSPYDEQVAAQMPTVHYEMPNGYNTDYGAERLRIPEGLFDPSNVKGLSGNTMLGVGHVVTTSIGMCDIDIRPGLYGSVIVTGGNTLLQGFTDRLNRELSQKTPPPLFLPEHETEAHRQQQHHGAQV